A genomic window from Terriglobia bacterium includes:
- a CDS encoding alpha/beta hydrolase: protein MTSFDGGKPKNRLWPLKKVLMGVLLTVAMVYLAFMAMAFFSSEGLMFLPHPSSYRDSPEIIKLSSANGARISAVYLQNPQARFALLVSHGNAEDLGDDRYWLEDLRRAGFSVLAFDYQGYGTSQGKPTEQGAYEDENAAYDYLVKQLATPPERIIIYGRSVGSGPAVHIAARRPVAGLILQSPFLSAFRVLTRVPLLPFDRFPNARDIRNVHCPLLVIHGEADEVIPFRHGQKLFAISNQPKQFVGFPGAGHNDLEIVAGAKYVEAIRTFAASLENTTH from the coding sequence ATGACGTCATTTGATGGCGGTAAACCCAAGAACAGGCTGTGGCCTCTGAAGAAGGTCCTCATGGGAGTGTTGCTGACGGTGGCAATGGTGTACTTGGCGTTCATGGCCATGGCGTTCTTCTCTTCGGAGGGCCTAATGTTTCTGCCGCATCCGTCTTCGTATCGCGACTCGCCGGAGATCATCAAGCTCAGCAGCGCCAACGGCGCGAGGATTTCCGCGGTGTACCTGCAGAATCCTCAGGCGCGCTTCGCCTTGCTGGTGAGCCACGGCAACGCCGAAGACCTGGGCGATGACCGTTACTGGCTTGAGGACTTGCGCCGCGCCGGGTTCAGCGTGCTGGCGTTTGACTACCAGGGATACGGCACCAGCCAAGGCAAGCCCACGGAACAAGGGGCTTACGAAGATGAGAACGCGGCGTACGACTATCTGGTCAAGCAGCTGGCCACGCCGCCCGAGCGGATCATTATCTATGGGCGATCGGTGGGCTCAGGTCCGGCGGTGCACATTGCTGCGCGCAGACCGGTTGCAGGGCTGATCCTGCAGAGTCCCTTTCTCTCGGCATTTCGCGTGTTGACGCGCGTTCCCCTTCTGCCGTTTGACCGTTTTCCCAATGCTCGTGATATTCGCAACGTCCACTGCCCACTGCTGGTGATTCACGGCGAGGCAGACGAAGTCATTCCCTTCCGGCACGGACAGAAGCTGTTCGCCATCTCCAACCAGCCCAAACAATTCGTCGGCTTTCCCGGCGCCGGCCATAACGACCTGGAAATAGTTGCCGGAGCAAAATATGTTGAGGCCATCCG